Proteins from one Belonocnema kinseyi isolate 2016_QV_RU_SX_M_011 chromosome 8, B_treatae_v1, whole genome shotgun sequence genomic window:
- the LOC117178067 gene encoding uncharacterized protein LOC117178067: MCFYKRDNSTKYNADEFLLFCSDKMTEKLCTDAEENTKEQSDECLWHTLRQFRVTASKISETSKCNTPEGVLKESIFGAQMYDSVYMERGRLLEKEIIKELETEYETKIKKVGLMLSSSLPALGASPDGISEEFVVEIKCPAKVSTVKNYISLKGDVVKKY; encoded by the coding sequence ATGTGCTTTTATAAGCGagataattcaacaaaatataatgcTGATGAGTTTTTGTTGTTTTGCTCGGataaaatgacagaaaaactgTGCACAGATGCCGAAGAAAATACGAAAGAGCAAAGTGATGAATGTCTATGGCACACTCTAAGACAGTTCAGAGTAACGGCTTCCAAAATTTCGGAAACGTCGAAATGTAATACTCCTGAAGGAGTattaaaagaaagcatttttGGGGCTCAAATGTATGATTCAGTATATATGGAGCGAGGAAGACTACTGGAGAAAGAGATTATAAAAGAATTAGAAACGGAgtatgaaactaaaattaaaaaggtCGGTTTAATGTTATCTTCTAGTCTACCAGCACTTGGTGCTTCACCTGATGGAATCAGCGAGGAGTTTGTGGTTGAAATAAAGTGCCCAGCGAAGGTCTCTACTGTTAAGAATTACATATCCTTGAAAGGAGACGTTGTTAAAAAGTACTAG
- the LOC117178739 gene encoding uncharacterized protein LOC117178739, with amino-acid sequence MGLAGRENYGDAAVDFVELKREGNICRVKAIIFPEHKVYNKGYNVDADIDEKKEKILQVLCHDCVASLGGCKHTVAFLMWLHRRSEDPSPTEVECNWKK; translated from the exons GGCTGGCTGGAAGGGAAAACTACGGCGATGCGGCAGTAGATTTTGTGGAATTAAAACGAGAAGGAAATATTTGCAGAGTTAAAGCTATCATTTTTCCGGAGCACAAAGTTTATAACAAAGGCTATAATGTAGATGCAGACATTGatgagaaaaaagagaaaatattacaAGTTTTGTGTCACGACTGTGTAGCTTCATTGG GTGGTTGTAAACATACAGTTGCATTCCTCATGTGGCTACATCGCAGGAGCGAGGATCCCTCTCCAACTGAGGTCGAATGTAATTGGAAGAAATAA